One genomic region from Camelus bactrianus isolate YW-2024 breed Bactrian camel chromosome 3, ASM4877302v1, whole genome shotgun sequence encodes:
- the POU4F3 gene encoding POU domain, class 4, transcription factor 3 — protein MMAMNAKQPFGMHPVLQEPKFSSLHSGSEAMRRVCLPAPQLQGNIFGSFDESLLARAEALAAVDIVSHGKNHPFKPDATYHTMSSVPCTSTSSTVPISHPAALTSHPHHAVHQGLEGDLLEHISPTLSVSGLGAPEHSVMPAQIHPHHLGAMGHLHQAMGMSHPHAVAPHSAMPACLSDVESDPRELEAFAERFKQRRIKLGVTQADVGAALANLKIPGVGSLSQSTICRFESLTLSHNNMIALKPVLQAWLEEAEAAYREKNSKPELFNGSERKRKRTSIAAPEKRSLEAYFAIQPRPSSEKIAAIAEKLDLKKNVVRVWFCNQRQKQKRMKYSAVH, from the exons ATGATGGCCATGAACGCCAAGCAGCCTTTCGGCATGCACCCGGTGCTTCAAGAACCCAAATTCTCCAGCCTGCACTCCGGCTCCGAGGCCATGCGCCGAGTATGTCTCCCAGCCCCGCAG CTGCAGGGTAATATATTTGGAAGCTTTGATGAGAGCCTGCTGGCACGCGCCGAAGCTCTGGCGGCGGTGGATATCGTCTCCCACGGCAAGAACCATCCGTTCAAGCCCGACGCCACCTACCATACCATGAGCAGCGTGCCCTGCACGTCCACTTCGTCCACCGTGCCCATCTCCCACCCGGCCGCGCTCACCTCGCACCCGCACCACGCCGTGCACCAGGGCCTCGAGGGCGACCTGCTAGAGCACATCTCGCCCACGCTGAGCGTGAGCGGCTTGGGTGCCCCCGAGCACTCGGTGATGCCGGCGCAGATCCACCCGCACCACCTGGGCGCCATGGGCCATCTGCACCAGGCCATGGGCATGAGCCACCCACATGCCGTGGCTCCTCACAGCGCCATGCCTGCATGCCTCAGCGACGTGGAGTCGGACCCGCGAGAGCTTGAGGCCTTTGCCGAGCGCTTCAAGCAGCGGCGCATCAAGTTGGGGGTGACCCAGGCGGACGTGGGCGCGGCTCTAGCCAACCTCAAGATCCCCGGCGTCGGCTCGCTCAGCCAGAGCACCATCTGCAGGTTCGAGTCTCTCACTCTATCTCACAACAACATGATTGCACTCAAGCCAGTGCTCCAAGCTTGGCTGGAAGAAGCCGAGGCCGCCTACCGAGAGAAAAACAGCAAGCCGGAGCTCTTCAACGGCAGTGAACGGAAACGCAAACGCACGTCCATCGCGGCACCAGAGAAGCGCTCGCTAGAGGCCTACTTCGCTATCCAGCCGCGGCCCTCATCTGAGAAGATCGCAGCCATTGCTGAGAAACTGGACCTTAAAAAGAACGTGGTGAGGGTCTGGTTCTGCaaccagagacagaaacagaaacgAATGAAATACTCGGCTGTCCACTGA